In one Chionomys nivalis chromosome 13, mChiNiv1.1, whole genome shotgun sequence genomic region, the following are encoded:
- the LOC130885584 gene encoding 40S ribosomal protein S11-like, whose amino-acid sequence MADIQTERAYQKQPTIFQNKKRVLLGETGKEKLPRYYKNIGLGFKTPKEAIEGTYIDKKCPFTGNVSIRGRILSGVVTKMKMQRTIVIRRDYLHYIQKYNRFEKRHKNMSVHLSPCFRDVQIGDIVTVGECRPLSKTVRFNVLKVTKAAGTKKQFQKF is encoded by the coding sequence ATGGCAGACATTCAGACCGAACGTGCGTACCAAAAGCAGCCCACGATCTTCCAAAACAAGAAGCGTGTTCTGCTTGGAGAAACCGGCAAGGAAAAACTCCCTCGGTACTACAAGAACATCGGTCTAGGCTTCAAGACGCCCAAGGAGGCCATCGAGGGCACCTACATTGACAAGAAATGCCCTTTCACTGGCAACGTCTCCATCCGAGGTCGGATCCTGTCGGGTGTCGTGACCAAGATGAAGATGCAGAGGACCATTGTCATCCGCAGGGACTATCTTCATTACATCCAAAAGTACAACCGCTTTGAGAAACGCCACAAGAACATGTCTGTGCACCTGTCGCCCTGTTTCAGGGATGTACAGATCGGCGACATTGTCACTGTGGGAGAGTGCAGGCCCCTGAGCAAGACCGTGCGATTCAACGTGCTCAAGGTCACCAAGGCCGCTGGCACCAAGAAACAGTTCCAGAAGTTCTGA